CGGGGTCTGCGCGGTCCGGGACGTCGGGGTCCGGGGCACGGTCCCAGCCGAAGTCCGGCCGCGGTTTCGGCTCCGGTGCATTCAATGCTCGACAGGCGCGGTCGGGCGGGCGGCACTTCCCCGGCGGCTACTCCCAGCACCGCCCCGATCCGCCGCCGCAGACCCCGCCCCCGGATCCTCGACGCCACCGCTCGATGCGTCCGGCCTACCGCCTGCACCCGCCCTCGACATCGAAGAACGTGCCGACTCCGCCGACGAGACCCATGGCGCCGCCGCGCACACCGCCTTCTGCTGCGCCTGCGCTGCAGAAGCGGCCGATCCGGCCCAAACCGCGCCACTACCAGCGCCCCGATCGCCGAAGGAGGTCGTGAATGCGTGTGCGGATGCCCGCCGATGTGGAACGCGAAGACAAGATCCTCGCCGGGCTGACCGCCCGCCAGCTCCTGATCATCGGCGCCCCGGCCATCGCGGTCTGGGCCGCCGTGAGCGGGCTGCAGGACGTCCTCCCTCTCCCGGTGCTGGCGGCGATCACGGTGCCGACCATGGGGATAGCGGTGGCCGCGGCACTGGTGCGCCGCGACGGCCTCGGCCTGGATCAATTCCTGCTGGCGGCGCTGCGTTTCCACCGCTTTCCCAAGCGCCGCGTCACCGGCATTCCCGCCCCGCTCGAGCTCCCGTCCTGGATCGGCGCCGAGCCCGAACCGCTGCCCGCCCCGCTGGATCTGCCGCTGGAGGCGATCGGCGACGACGGCGTGATCGACCTGGGCTCCCACGGCGCCGCGGTGATTCTGTCGTGCTCGACGGTGAACTTCGGGCTGCGAACCCCTGATGAGCAGGCCGCCCTGGTGACCGGGTTCGCCGGCTACCTCAACTCGCTGTCCACCCCGATCCAGGTGCTCGTGCGGGCGGAGTCGGTGCGGCTGGATCCGCTGATCGCCGCCCTGGA
This sequence is a window from Spinactinospora alkalitolerans. Protein-coding genes within it:
- a CDS encoding PrgI family protein; translated protein: MRVRMPADVEREDKILAGLTARQLLIIGAPAIAVWAAVSGLQDVLPLPVLAAITVPTMGIAVAAALVRRDGLGLDQFLLAALRFHRFPKRRVTGIPAPLELPSWIGAEPEPLPAPLDLPLEAIGDDGVIDLGSHGAAVILSCSTVNFGLRTPDEQAALVTGFAGYLNSLSTPIQVLVRAESVRLDPLIAALDRAAPALPHPALQSAATDHADFLTGLAETRDLLYRHVLLVLREPSGQGRHAAATVKRRADDAIRALAAAGSSAAVLDGPRAAAVLASATNPTRAGAAPPEGLAAPDAVITGPETLREA